The Epinephelus lanceolatus isolate andai-2023 chromosome 14, ASM4190304v1, whole genome shotgun sequence region TAGTCTTTATTAAAGCTCAGTGTAGACAATTTAATTTCGGATTCATTGACTTATAAATGGGTTTAATATTTCAGCATGAAGCAACAAAGGTGATGCAGGATGCCATCAATGAGTTCTCAGGAACCCCGGAGGAACTACGTGTCACTATTGCCAATGCGGACCTGGCCCTGCTGCGTGGTGACACGGAGCTGGCACTAAGTATGCTCAGAAACATTACCCCTGAGCAGCCCTACTACATCCAAGCCAAGGAGAAAATGGCAGAAATATATCTGAACCACAGAAAAGAGAAACGTCTGTATGCGAGCTGTTATAGGTGAGCCGTAAATTTGGATCCAAATGACGAAAAAAAAGCATGAACTGAAATCTTGATGTGAGATAGTAGCTGAACATATGAGCGACTATACTCTCTGAAACCTAATGCATTGTAAATGTTTGTCTGAACGGTAATGGCTGAAACTTAATTAAATATGTGACTCTAGTATATCCAGCCGTAGTGCGCCAACATTTCATCCAGCTGCGTCTGTAGTAGGATTTAGACGACCACAAGCATAAAGTAAATTCAATAAAAATTTAACCCAAGCCATTCATCCAGTAAAGGTGAAATGTGCACAGTTGCCTCCAGTCCTCTGCTGGTCTCTGATGCTACATGTATTAACAGCTGAGACCTAGTAAAGCATGACTGAACCTCAGACCAGCAGAGACATACAGTATGCCTGCATAATGAAGCACACCATATGTGATGTgatgtctctgtcttttctccAGAGAAATGGTGGAGAAGCTGCCCAGCCCTCACACATATCTCTTACTAGGTGATGCCTACATGAACATTCAAGAGGTAAGTGGGAGATGTGATGTGATTCATTCATGTGAGATCTTTTGTGTCACATATAACAACTGATTTGTATGGATATTGACTTACTGACTTAAAATGGCTTTGAAGGTGCTACATGATTTGAATAagcatatttttttgtaatgagTTGTCGAATCCCAGTTTTATCTCAGCTAAGCCTTTTTATACCTTTTCCAAAAAGTCAGAAGTGTAACgaacagggttcccacagatCCTTAAAAGGTCTTAAAGGGCATTGaatttattaatatataataaGGCTTGATTGGTGtgataaaatgtcttaaatcaatctttcaaaagCCTTAAATATGCTTAGAAATGCAAAGTATGatttttgaattttatttttaagatgttgcattttaaaatctcaaaataactggtaacatctgtttttcttagataatttacagtatgcctCTCACATTAACATCACACAGATCGGGCAGTGGAACCAACATCACTTATATTTTGTTTACAGTTCCgagcagaggatccactgtctgctagcTAGCCGTCACTCTACCCTATGCGTCATGTCAAAgtgcaaattcaacaaaaattggCTATTTTATCAAGATTTTGCGGCATGGCTGAAACCATGGCACAGCAAGGCGGTGCATTTgagcctctgtgtgttttgaccaaaaagtttttcaaactCACGATAGGAAACAAGGCAGTTGAATCCAAtatgcagagtgagaaacacaaaattgccAAGTTTTACCAACAAATGTCAGgtatcccccccccccaaaaaatgttaaaacaaaagtGCAAAATTTTCCCTAACCCTACATAATTGATGTCAGttaatgtgttgtgttcagttttGGTTAATGTAAAATTCGCTTAAATATATAAAACCGAGAGGCattgaaaaggtcttaaaaagtcttaaatctcaCTTCTCTTAAACCATATGAACCTGAAAAGCTGTCCTTGATAGAGAGATTATAAATAGAGTTATGCACGTGCAGCCCTCATGCAATGTTATCACTACTGTTCCGAGTTTCATTATGCTTCTACATTCCTGTTTTTACCGTACATGTAAGGGAGCCTTCCTGTTTTCTGATCTTTATCATTCTGCTGTAATGAGGCTCATCACCAAGGTCTTACCTTAGATGATGAGAATATAGGAGCACACAACGTCCCGTTTCTAATCCTTGCCTTTTGAGAGCAGTATGATGAAACTCCAAAGTTTTGGGTGAGGCTTTtctgtaaaataaagaaaatgcacaaGGAACGCTCCAGAACGTTACTGCACATATTCCTCAAAGAGGAGCCcattggggcgtcggtggcttagtggtagagcaggcgccccatgtacaaggctgttgccgcagcagcccgggctCGAATCTGGCTCATGgccccctgctgcatgtcatcccccctctctctccccccctcatacttacctgtcctgtgcattaaaggcaaaaatgccccaaaaaatatttaaaaaaaaagaagaggagccCATTTATGGCAGGTCAGGAATCGACCACAGTGATGGGGGAGTGAGCTATCAAACTTCTGTCATTTGCTACACAGAGTTAAAATGCATTTATCTGAATAGTTGGGCCTTTTGTCAGTTGTCCATGTGTCCTGGAAAACCTGGAAGATTGTACACTAGTTTTCAAGATGACATCTCAAATATCAGAGAAGAAGTTAAATGTTCTGGAAAATAATGTGTTGAGAATAAGAAAGATGAAGAAGTTATGTTTACAGCTATGTTTAGGACTAGATAAGAATCAAGTATTTGAAATACACCCACAGCATGGTAGTTTACAGGGGATCATTGTGACACGgtattttatttacagtataCAAAGGAGGAAAGAGGTTAAAGGGAAAGAAGCATATACATCAACTAGGTAATACCGCAGAAATAATTGAAGAAAACAGTTTTCTCATTAGTGAGCTAATCCCTATAATcgtaaataacaacaaaattcTCCTCAGAAAGTTGAAATAGTGCTTAACAACGAAAAGGGACACATTGTGCCTGCATGTAGGTGAGTAACGTTTGTTTGAATGAATCAGGACGTCAAAGAGCAGGAAGTACGGTCACCTACATGATTATAAGGGAGGTCAGGCATGTTGACACATACTGTGGTTGTGGTGATAGGTAAGATGTTGCCATTCAAGGCTAAAAATAGATTTTACAGCCCCGATTATCAGAAAATGTCCTAACCTTAAGGTGTTTACTGCACGTTCTGAACTATTTGTAATCAATGAAATGTATTAGACTTCCTgaataatatttataaaaacTTCAAACCAACAACAACTTGCGACACCACTTCACCATGTCATGTGTTTATCCTCAGCCTGAGAAAGCCATTGAGGTCTATGAACATGCTCTGAAGAAAAACCCCAAAGATGGTGCTTTAGCAAGCAAGATTGGGAAAGCCCTGGTCAAGACTCATCACTACGTCAAGGTTTGTGTTGCACACTCATGTAAAGACAAACACGATCAACTCACAGCGGAAAAAAACAGTGTTGACTCAAGGTTGCTGTTACACAGGCAATAAATTACTATGAAGCGGCCCTGAAGACGGAGCAACAGAACTTCCTGCGCTATGACCTCGCTGAACTGCTGATGAAGATGAAGCAATATCAGCGCTGTGAGAGAGTCCTGCAAGAAGCTCTGGCCCATGAGCCAGGTACTTACGACATCACTATATTGCACACACAGTAAACTCCTGGCGTCAAAAGTACCACAAGGGAATCTAGTCATGATGATAAATTGTGCACTTGAAAATAATGCGTCAGTAGAAAAAACATGGTGCAAAGACACAAAGATACAAAGAAAATATCAGCAAAGATTGTTTACCGCAATGCCAAAGTGGTCTCTTTTTTCAGAGTTCCCATGGACCCTTAAAGTCTTAAAGGCATTGAATTCATTATTCTAAAAATAAGACCTTAATTgtgtattaaaatgtattaaatatatCTTTCGAAAGTCGTAAAGACATTGAAagtaatattgtttttttatctgaCGTTGCATTGTAAGATCTCAGTCTAATTGGTTAATAGCCATTAAAAATGCCCAGAGCAGTggatccactgtctgctagcTAGCCGTCACTGTACCCTGGACAACATGCAGAAGTGCAAATTTAACCACAGTTGGCTACTTAAAgtaacacttacctttctggaaattgtacatttttctttgtttaggttaaaatgctattaataagctgatggcacactaaaatataagtgaattccaccagaaataaaaactcataattataccattctcatatggttcaaagaaaactctgaccaatcattgcattcaggccgaatgcaatgattggtcagagttttctcctgtcctgtctgtcttccccaagtggaggcctctgactgacgtaaccgctcgTGTAGCATTAAAGGACAAATAAAGAAGTTCAGTTCGTTAGTAACGTTATACATGACAACACaccatccagttgctaatggctaacgttagcctactgtagcgtagcctctgaaacattaacattatcttCCTAGTAATGTTAACTCAACTATCTAATGTTAgtactgtaaccttattctaaaactcatcagtcatcactgactccggttgagttttaaaaccccggggttgcgtttgattgtcttggttgtaacgttacacttgctctcctcttctgtgtatctaacgttaccatgccagcgcctacgtctatcatagacgtaatgaggacgtaatggaggaggggggagtaggccgtTGGAGGGTGGTGGAGTTGCAGTAGGAgagggatgggactttggagggaggcgggagttgtggaaattttttctaagtgttgtgtgaaatgcaagaaaggtaagagttccTTTAACCAAGAAACCAAAGAAACCAGTACAAGGCAATGCACACAAGGCTTGGAATCTGTGCATTTAATGCAAAAGGTTTTTCaatcaaggcagtggaatcccacatgcagagtgagaaacatgAAGCCGCCAAAAAAACTTGCCAACAAATGCCAGGTATTTCCCAGTTCTGTTCCACCTTCGTCTCCAGCACATGACAAAAAGTAATGTTTTATGCTACAATAAACATTTGGCCAAAACTGTAAAGCTGTTCTTAAATTTCAATCCAATTGGCATTGAAAAGGTCTGAAAAActtcttaaatctaacttgctttaagctgtaggaaccctgaatTTGTAAAGCAAGTCAAACGATCTCTATGTTTAgctgattgttttttgtttgttgttttgctgcGTCTTTGactcctctttttttctgacttCCTCAGTGAATGAACTGCCTGCACTCTCAGATGATTGCCGTTATCTGGTCCTGTTGGCAAAGATCCAGAATAAGGTTGACAAGAATGAGGAAGCTTTACTTTCCCTACAAAGAGTAAGTGTTTGCAGCTATCTTTACACAGTTTGTATGAAATATCCTCCTGGTCTGCCTAAAAAGACAGTCATAGAGTAACATGATCAAGACAGTGTTATTGTTTTCAAAGTGAGGTTGTGTTTTTGCCATGTATAGGCTCGGGACGTGCAGGCCAAGGTGCTGAAGCGGGTGCAGTTGGAGCAGCCTGACGCCGTCGCCGTGCAGAAGCAGCTTGCTGCCGAGATATGCGCTGAGATCGCTAAACACTACACAAGTCAGAGGGGCTATGAGAGAGCAGTCAAATTCTACAAAGAAGCTCTTGTGTATTGTGAGACTGATCGCAAGGTCAGTGCAGCTGAATCAAAAACCTTCTGTGTACTCACTGCAGCTGTGGTCAACAAGCACTGGCATCTTTTAGAGTCGGGCGCTCGTGTTTGTGAAATTTGGTGATCTTAGTTGTTTATGGTTTGTTTTAAGGCAAAGGTCTGATTTATCTGGAGGACATTATTCTACTAGGAATGTTGTCACATGAATCCCAAGGCATGCACTCCTTTTTCCTAGGTGATGCTGGAGTTGGCACGGTTATTCCTTACTTTAGACGAGGCTGATGCGTGCCAGGAGCAGTGCAGCATCATTTTGAAGAATGACCAGTTTAATGAAGATGCAACTCTGGTTTGTTTCTTCGGTCTTTGACCACACTTTTAACCATAAGCTTTTTTGGAGGTAGTTCATACAAGTTTTTTCTTGCATATTTTTGTCCTTAGATGATGGCTGACATTATGTTTAGGAAGCAGGACTACGAACAGGCAGTTTTCCACTTTCAACAACTCCTGGAGCGTAAACCAGGTGCAACAGAGTCACATTTCAAAAAAACTGCAGTGGATGTAAATGTGAATTGATGATTTGACCTTCTATAAATGGAAAGCATAACAACTTACATCTGTTGCTCTCAGACAACTACCCAACACTGTCACGTCTCATTGACTTGTTGAGGAGGGCCGGGAAATTGGAAGAAGTTCCCAGATTTCTTGATATGGCAGAAAAACATTCTTCCAGGACTAAGTTTGACCCCGGGTTCAACTACTGCAAAGGACTTTATCTTTGGTAAGTTTGGGGGAGTGTTTCCTTGGAATATGGCGACATCTGTTTTAAGATTAGTGACTAAACGTGTTCTTCTTCCTGCTCAGGTACACAGGAGAAGCTAATGATGCTCTGCGGCACTTCAACAAAGCACGGAAAGACAACGATTGGGGTCAAAATGCCGTGTATAACATGATTGAAATCTACCTAAACCCTGACAATGACACCATGGGAGGAGAAGTGTTTGAGAATTTAGATGGTGAAATTGGGTGAGTGGCAGTAGAAGCATGCTAAGACTCAAGACTCAAAGCTAGGGCAGGCAGTTTTCTAGAAAAAGCATACCATAATTTGAAAATACagccctcctcctgcagctcttctctctctgtctgaagCCCGCCAGATTAGCAgtggcacatacacacactttataCAGTCACCTGCGCGAGTACCAGTCATTCATTTCCATCTTCCAGAACATAATTGTTGTCCTGTTGCACATACATGGTGGCAGGTCTTTGAGaattactgttgtttttcctttgCAAACGTGGGTCTGTAAAGCCCCTTGGGGTGACATACTGTGAAGGTACCAGtccccaagatggcgcctattcagTCCTGGTGCATACgccaaaaaaagtttctagctttCAGGCTTACTTCCTCAGTATGTGGCCCGCTGAATATGGGCAGAAGTGTTTCTCCCAGTGGCTCTGCCCGTGAGTTCCCGCTGGGcacatagactttacattgcgttgacgtcacagatttttaaatcgcTTTTTTCAGCTCAAGAAATATAACCACCACGGATTAAAAGTTcttaatagaaagagtcatattGGTCTAGTTTGCGGTTCGAGATGTCCTGTCAGCAGTTTAAGATGTCTCATTTATACTCATTTATACTGGGGAAAATACTTCAGGAATTTTCAGGGAATTTTTTGTTGCTATACtgcgagtggccactgggaaaaattggaagcaaggctgagcagcgTTCCTGGAGGCCTGCTATGAACTTGAGTAAGCCACAACTGTGAGCCTTTGACTCTCAGAAGGCTAAATTATAAGaatcattttctctccatctctaaaACAAGTGGCAATAttggcattttattttgtttattgtcagacctTCATTTAgactttctttttaaaaatctgtctttttgggttgctttgcagtgtagccAGTTGTTACCAATGCTTCAATAGCAATTTTGTGTGCAGAATTTTCTGTAATGGAGTCAGGTTTCACCATCAAAAGGAACGTGCacgcacatctgcatttgtagaacagccaataagAATGCCCTGTTCATGGTACGGCCTGTGATTGGTCAAAGTCTCCCGTCACAAGCTTGTTTTTCTagagcctgaaaacagagccaaaaggAGGTGCAGAAATCTAGCGTTCTCTtagtccacttgaattacaatatgctctaAGGTTACCAAAAATTTTTTTCCCAATGAGGGTTTAAAAAAACTGCCTACCCTACCTTAATACAGCTTATATTATTTTGTTGGACTTCATAGCCTGGTAAGATCATCCTGATGACATGAGCTCATTCTGTTTCGCTCTTGCAATCAGTCTGGACTCGGTGTTGACCCTAACACTTCCAGTGGATGGGAATACTTGCCTTGACAGACAAACTCCTTCGGCCAATTAGCGTAACAAAACACTGGGgaacatcatcatcaccagcGGATAAATCAAGATTTTGCCAAATCCAGTCAAAAGAATGGCAAAACCTTTCCTCCAAGAAACTCAGCATGTGCATACTCATGCTTAATTGTTGTTACTGACTCTATTTCTGCAGTAACTTCACCTATTTCTGTGTTCACTTTACTCATGTTAGAGTTAGCGCTTGTTGCATTGGGAGCCACCGTTACTGTTCCGCAAGCTGTGGCCTGCATTTTACATCATCAACTATAATGTGGTCCGTGATTGGCTGCTTACGTTGTGAACTCAGGTGGATCCCTGATTGGCCCCgattggattttaatttctgaATACAAGGCAGGTTGGCACCAATTCCAGACTGATACACGGAgcaaaacagaatgttgagctcacgtcaTCGGGATGGTCTTACCAAGCTACAGACTTCCCTCTAATGCTGACTTTGTCTCTCACCAGGAACTCCACAGAGAAGCAGGAGTCGGAGCAGCTTGCCGTGAGAACAGCCGAGAAGCTGCTGAAGGAGTTAAAGCCTCAGACACCGGGAGGACACATACAGCTCCGCATCCTGGAGAACTACTGCATTCTGGCCACAAAACAGAAGGCCAATATAGAGAAAGCCCTCAGTGTTTTCACAGAGATCGCAAACAATGAGGTAAGTAAACCCCAGATGGTGTAGCAGAGTTACATCACTCTCTCTTGTGTAAATATACTCACACCAGGAGCTGTGCATTTATTCAGGCTCCCCCTTTTAATGTCAGTCATTCCATCTGGTTGTAAACTGAACACTACACTGTATCAGGCCGAATTTTAATGGAGCATGGACAGTATATGGCATCGCTTGTGCAGTTGTAGTTAAGTTATGTGAATTGTATTTGTTAAAGAGACTCTTTATGTACTTAAGTAAAGCTGAGTGTAAACAAATGGAAGTGGGATAGTGGGGGAGGTGCTGTCAGATCCATCCTGTCTAACCAGGATCCTTTGGTTAACTTCAGAAGGACCATGTGCCAGCACTGTTGGCCATGGCGACAGCTTATATGATGCTGAAACAGACTCCAAGAGCCAGGAACCAGCTCAAACGCATAGCTAAGATGAACTGGAGCATTGTTGACGCCGATGAGTTTGAGAAGAGCTGGCTGCTCTTGGCAGACATTTACATCCATTCGGGGAAGTATGACATGGCCGGGGACCTCTTGAAGAGATGCCACAATCATAACAAGGTCAGCCTGGAAGCACTGTCACTGCTCGAATGTTACACACAGTCCAAAACCTTTTCCCGGTATTTTAGTGATTTGCGTTACACTGTTACATAGAGGCTGTCTTCTGTGTACATTTCTTAGTGATAATAATTGCACTTTTTTTCCACAGTCATGCTATAAAGCTTATGAATATCTGGGCTACATTATGGAAAAAGAGCAAGCATTCCGTGATGCAGCACTCAACTATGAACTGGCTTGGAAATATGGCAATCGGACGAACCCAACTATTGGTATGTCAACCAAAATCACATGTCCAGCTCTATTTATAAGGACTAAAAGGATTAAATCAATTAAATTCCTAACATgtcatgtctgtttttatttcagggTACAAGCTTGCTTTCAACTACTTAAAAGCAAAGAGGCATGTTGACGCCATAGATGTGTGTCATAAGGTGAGACACCTGTGGTTGTTTACGGTTTGAGAGATTAGATCAGTATTTATACCGTGAATCATCTTTGCTTCCGTCCACAGGTTCTGGCTGCTCATCCAAATTACCCGAGAATGAGAAAGGACATCCTGGACAAAGCTCGTGCTGCTCTCAGATCTTAGTGTTTGAActttgtgtgacagagagagagataagacgccaatgtttctgtaataaaataaattgctttGATTGAAGCTGCTTTTATTGTTTGGCTTTGGGTGACAAGAATGTGCAGTTATGTGTATTATTTCTGTGGGGAAAATCCCCTTGAACACACTGCTATGTAAATTTGAGTATATGAATAGCTGGTTGCTGGCAATCCTGAGGGGAAACAGTGCAGAGGGGTTCAGGCACATACCCAGCTGAaagcatttttctttctttattttggaacatgaaaacaagtcagtctttaacatttacatttaagctTTATTCATCAAAAATCAAAGTGTGGTCACCCTATTTTAAGATTTGATACATGATATATTCATATTGCCTTTGAAATGATgtcaaaaatatgaaatattgtcATGTTTTATCTTGTGATGAATATTCATGGGATGTTGTTAATGTGGATGTGTTACTGTTAAGCTTTTATatgataaatatttaataaaacaaTTTAGATATATGACTGTTGCTTTttgacctgttttttttaatactaaTTATTTAAGTGTTAACAAACATGTGCACCCCTTTCCATCAAACAGTTGCCACATAGACAAACATTTACAATCgtgagtggggaaaaaagtagGACACTGAACATTTTAATGGACATAATAAACTGGATGCCTGCCGTGGATAGGAAGTGCTGGGGAACACAGTCACTACAGATGGAGTCACTGTGCGAGTCAAAGGCAGAAAGAAGTCAAACTGGGCACCAGAGCAGGCTCCCTGCGGCTGGAATCCGCGTCCAAGCATCCAGCTCTTTATGAAGACCATCCGCCGTGGGGAACCTGGGAAATTCAAGGATCAGATAAACTAGACTCCGCTGGTGAGTGTCAGcttttacaacttttttttttttttatcagcagtAATAGAAGCTCAGATCAGATGTGATTAATAATCTGGGCAGACTCGCCTCCGTGCGAGAAGACGCGTAACTTTTCCAAATGCACGCTTGGACCATGTGCGTTTTTTAGTCTGTGTTAATAAATTTAAGCTGTGTGTGCAAGATGTGGTGTTTCTCAGAGATCCTGATTGGATGCGGTGGGCTGTGTGTGGGGTATAGCGCGTTCCTCCGTTATCTGTAACCCAGCAACTGTCCCAATGAATGACCAGTTGAACAAATCCTATTAATGGCACCATTATTGCATGTGAGGAACTCCGTGGAGATCACAGTCTGCAATATTCCTGAAGTCAAAGTGGCTGCAGACCACTCGGTCGCATTTATGAAGAGGTTCAGTCCCGAGATATGTTTGATCCAGTTGTGATTTTGTCTATAGGCTATATTTTTGCAAAAGTTAAAAGAGGAAATCAGACTGCAGAGCAAACAGTGCCATAGGCAAACTTGTTAAACGGGATCGTCTCATGGTTTCTCATGTACCAGGTATGGACTGTGACACCCAGAAGTTCGCTCTGCGCAAGCGCGCCACCACGTCCCCTCCCTCTACCTGAGAGGAGCTCACCTGGATCCAGCGAGACGGAAGTTTTGTGGAGGAACAGCTCAGAAAATCTTTTTGTCTCCGCGAAAAGTTTCTTTGGAGTTCAAGCAGCACACACTGGATCTCCAGTCGAAGCAGGATGCCATTGGGTGACATTTTAAAGAACAATTTTAAGGACTTTTCTTACCTGAGTCTGCTCAGCGACCTGTGGTAAGTGGTCTTTTTCTTCTCAGGGAATCCAGAGCAGTGTTTGCTGATTTCACAAGACGATTTTAAATATCATTTGTGATGTGTAGATTGCAGAAGACTACTTCTAGCTTTAATAGGAACTGCTACACACTTGATATGTATTATTTCAGAGACAGAAATGGGGGAAATACTTTAAGTGGGCTTCTAAGATGTTAATGGCAAGTAATGTGTCACTGCTTTGTATTTACAATACTGGCTAATCATTATAAAAcatttgaatatatttattGATTACAGCTGAATTTCAGTCCAAAGCCAGCTTGCTCTCCATTTAAGAAGAATGACAGCTCTCCGCAGAGTGCTCCGAAGGCGATTGCACCCAGTCAAACTGGTGATAGTGGcccttgtttttgtcacatttgtgtTCTTCATACAATGGGAAGTTGGGAGCCAAAGCCAACAGGAGGACCCCTGGCTGAAAGAGATGGCAGTGAAGGGGGATGCCATGCTGGGCATGGTGATGGGAGCTGTCAATAACTTCAGGGACGTGATTCCAAAGATGCAGATCAGGGCCCCTGTACGTCAGCTGGACAAGGCGGGCAGCGCGTCCTGTCTGCCGGGTCACTACACTGCCGCTGAGCTCAGGCCAGCTCTGGAGAGGCCACCTCAGAACCCTATTGCTCCTGGAGCAGCTGGTAAACCTTTTAACACAGACTCACTGAGCCCTgaggagcagaaggagaaggaTAGGGGTGAAGAGAAACACTGCTTCAACCTGTATGCCAGTGACCGCATCTCCCTGAGCAGAGACCTGGGTGCAGACACAAGACCGCCAGAGTATGTCAGTTTGTACAATCTTTACACTTTTGATAAAGCTGTGCACAATCCCTCACCTTTATCTCATTTTACCTTATTAAATGTGCAAGAAACCTCAAGAACATCATTGAGTTAGTGAGCATAGCAGACTAAATAATGGTAATTTCCTTTTCTACATGGTTTAGATTTAGAAACAACATATAATTGCACCACCTAGTGGGAGTAAATGCAGCTTTGGTGCTGTACAAGAAGTATTCTTCCTTTTCTCATACTGTTCCATGGACTGATGTATTGGCCCAGACTGTAAGTTaaagtcacacactgaaaaccGCCCTAACAGATCAGTGTAACGTAGATGGGGTCTAACCCACACACATTCATCATATTTGCTTTTTGCAACTGGAGGAAAACTCAGGCAGAAACCACAGAAATAATTGTTCTGACTGGGACTTTGTTTCAGCACTCCTGCCCAGTTACTGTGGCCAGTTCTGAGAGAAGCTCAGTTGTGTTTGGCAAATTACAGCACATCCAAGTGTGTCTAGGTCCAAGTACGTGTCAGTAGATAGTCGGTACATGACACAGACATAAAGTCTATCCGTGTACTGGCCATCTTATTAGGGCAAATTACAAAGGTTCTCCCATTCTGATATGGCAGGTATTTCAAAGGCTGCCACACATGCAGTGTCATGGCTGAAATGGACACCCCACTGGGGAGAGTCTGCAGATGTAATAACTAGACTATTGTGCCACTCAGGAACTGTACAGGACAGTCAGATCTTTGTGCTCTTTCTCCTTCTTGCTGCAGATGTATTGAGCAAACCTTCAAGCGGTGCCCCTCCTTGCCGACCACCAGCGTGATAATTGTGTTTCACAATGAGGCTTGGAGCACCCTGCTAAGGACGGTATAC contains the following coding sequences:
- the ttc21b gene encoding tetratricopeptide repeat protein 21B, producing the protein MEDEETTLALIRYYCYDKYFNHAANAAEAAQRKFGNDPIYSFFHAYGTLMQNQIQEATAELDTIRDSRDVSLCTLMALVYAERKKAHPDREVIQELDAKVKEDRKSASPKSLYYAGMFLWLLGRNDKAREYIERMIKLSNNSREGIILKAWIDVTSGKDAYARKAGKYFDEGLKERADVFALMGKAQYYEYRQNYSGALEMVNQVIVSFPGFLPALIKKMNLLLSLQDWEQTIDAAHRLLQKDKNNLEALRMLALHSLCRDGDIPESVKQLSNLTSSLEILEPRNPELFYRMSLAFTRVCGRNEKLIEQTFRMVERAFSVASGDSDLATELGYQMVLQGRTKEAMKWYKTAMSLDETSVSALTGIIRCQLMEGHLEDAEQQLEFLTEIQQSIGKSGELLYLRAVLAVKKRRPQEEVTNLLNDAVDTHFSTLQGLPLGVEYFEKLNPDFLLDIVKEYLALCPATPPAQGQPPAPQLQHCATLLDTVVKIVPGLPQGVFLLAKVRYQSGDIDAAQSSLQHCLDQCPSHADAHLLMAQIHLLQGNFTLCSQSLELCLSHNFEIREHPLYHLIQAQAKKKMGELTEAIKTLQMAMSLPGVRRAGSSSKSKSKKIELSPADCLSVFLELAEALWLNGEQHEATKVMQDAINEFSGTPEELRVTIANADLALLRGDTELALSMLRNITPEQPYYIQAKEKMAEIYLNHRKEKRLYASCYREMVEKLPSPHTYLLLGDAYMNIQEPEKAIEVYEHALKKNPKDGALASKIGKALVKTHHYVKAINYYEAALKTEQQNFLRYDLAELLMKMKQYQRCERVLQEALAHEPVNELPALSDDCRYLVLLAKIQNKVDKNEEALLSLQRARDVQAKVLKRVQLEQPDAVAVQKQLAAEICAEIAKHYTSQRGYERAVKFYKEALVYCETDRKVMLELARLFLTLDEADACQEQCSIILKNDQFNEDATLMMADIMFRKQDYEQAVFHFQQLLERKPDNYPTLSRLIDLLRRAGKLEEVPRFLDMAEKHSSRTKFDPGFNYCKGLYLWYTGEANDALRHFNKARKDNDWGQNAVYNMIEIYLNPDNDTMGGEVFENLDGEIGNSTEKQESEQLAVRTAEKLLKELKPQTPGGHIQLRILENYCILATKQKANIEKALSVFTEIANNEKDHVPALLAMATAYMMLKQTPRARNQLKRIAKMNWSIVDADEFEKSWLLLADIYIHSGKYDMAGDLLKRCHNHNKSCYKAYEYLGYIMEKEQAFRDAALNYELAWKYGNRTNPTIGYKLAFNYLKAKRHVDAIDVCHKVLAAHPNYPRMRKDILDKARAALRS